The following nucleotide sequence is from Streptomyces sp. NBC_00237.
GCGTCCGCGTCGCCGAAGGTGTTGCCGACGCCACCGGGGAAGAGGCAGTCACCGGTGAAGACGTGCGGGTGGCCGTGCGGGTCGTCGTACACGAGCACGATGCTGCCCGGGGTGTGACCGACGATGTGCCGCGCGGTCAGCTCGACGCGTCCCACCCGCACGGTGTCGCCGTCCTCAAGAAGGACGTCGGTCGGCACGGGGATGCCCTCCGCGTCGTACCGCCCCGCGAGGGTGCGCGCACCGGTGGCGTCGACGACCTCCTGGAGGGCCTGCCAGTGGTCGCCGTGCCGGTGGGTGGTGAGGACGGACGCGACGCCGCCGTCGCCGATCAGCGTCAGCAGGGTGTGCGGCTCGGCCGCCGCGTCGATCAGCAACTGCTCACCGGTGTCCCGGCAGCGCAGCAGGTACGCGTTGTTGTTCATCGACCCGACCGCGACCTTCGAGATCATCAGGTCCTTGAGCTCGTGCACATCCGCAGGTCCGCCGACCTTCACTGCTCCGCTGTACGTCATACCGCGCACCCTATAGCGGCCGTCACAGCGGCGGCAGTACGGGAAGCGTGCCCCCTTCGACGCTCAGCGCACCGCCGTCGCGGCGGC
It contains:
- a CDS encoding MBL fold metallo-hydrolase gives rise to the protein MTYSGAVKVGGPADVHELKDLMISKVAVGSMNNNAYLLRCRDTGEQLLIDAAAEPHTLLTLIGDGGVASVLTTHRHGDHWQALQEVVDATGARTLAGRYDAEGIPVPTDVLLEDGDTVRVGRVELTARHIVGHTPGSIVLVYDDPHGHPHVFTGDCLFPGGVGNTFGDADAFVSLLRDVEEKVFAPLPDESWVYPGHGDDTTLGDERPHLAEWRERGW